Within the Calderihabitans maritimus genome, the region TTGAAACTATTATTTTAGAACATAGTGGTAGCGAAATACCCACATGATAGAAAAGCACCCAGCTTCCGGGTGCTTCAGTGTCTGATTTCACCTTCCTCGAGCTCCTCCACAGGCACACTGATTGACGGCCCCTCGCCGAATACTTCAACCTCAGCGGTTTCGTGGTCCGGGTCA harbors:
- a CDS encoding H-type small acid-soluble spore protein — protein: MDFKRAQEIINSPETYEVFYKGKPVWINALDPDHETAEVEVFGEGPSISVPVEELEEGEIRH